Proteins from a genomic interval of Caulobacter sp. SL161:
- the blaCAU gene encoding CAU/MBL1b family subclass B3 metallo-beta-lactamase, whose product MKRLILAAAASLLALASAAHADDMPANWTKPTKPYRVVGNIYYVGTEGISSWLITSSEGHVVLDGGPNAETGKLVERNITALGFQLADVKILINTHAHYDHAGGLAQLKADTGAKLWISRGDAPAMAAGRHIGDNIYGATPMPAVKPDRTFGDQTKLKLGEIAMVSHLTPGHTIGCTSWTTAVVEKGRPLNVTFPCSLSVAGNVLVGNKTHRTIVADYRASFAKLRAIPTDVMLPAHEEQGNLLAKRQKQLRGDANAFVDPTELARFVDANEAAFNKELARQQAAGPSR is encoded by the coding sequence ATGAAGCGCCTGATCCTGGCCGCCGCTGCGTCGCTTTTGGCCCTGGCCTCGGCGGCCCACGCCGACGATATGCCGGCCAACTGGACCAAGCCGACCAAGCCCTACCGGGTTGTGGGCAATATCTACTACGTCGGCACCGAGGGCATCTCCTCCTGGCTGATCACCTCGTCCGAGGGCCATGTGGTGTTGGACGGCGGGCCCAACGCCGAGACGGGCAAGCTTGTCGAGCGCAACATCACGGCGCTGGGCTTCCAGCTTGCGGACGTAAAGATCCTGATCAACACCCACGCCCACTACGATCACGCGGGCGGTCTGGCGCAGTTGAAGGCCGATACGGGCGCCAAGCTGTGGATTTCGCGCGGCGACGCGCCGGCCATGGCGGCGGGCCGCCACATCGGCGACAACATCTATGGCGCCACGCCGATGCCCGCCGTGAAGCCGGATAGGACCTTCGGCGACCAGACCAAGCTGAAGCTGGGCGAGATCGCCATGGTGTCCCACCTGACGCCGGGCCACACCATCGGCTGCACCAGCTGGACGACGGCGGTGGTTGAGAAGGGGCGGCCGCTGAACGTGACCTTCCCATGCTCCTTGTCCGTGGCTGGCAACGTGCTGGTCGGCAACAAAACCCACCGGACCATCGTCGCCGACTATCGCGCCAGCTTCGCCAAGCTGCGCGCCATCCCGACCGACGTCATGCTGCCCGCGCACGAGGAGCAGGGGAACCTGCTGGCCAAGCGCCAGAAGCAACTGCGTGGCGACGCCAACGCCTTCGTCGATCCGACCGAGCTTGCCCGGTTCGTCGACGCCAACGAAGCCGCCTTCAACAAGGAGCTCGCGCGCCAGCAGGCGGCGGGGCCCAGCCGATGA